One Streptomyces sp. P9-A2 DNA window includes the following coding sequences:
- a CDS encoding SigB/SigF/SigG family RNA polymerase sigma factor — translation MLIDTSTDRPDTPVPTAAGSRRRHDDAPDTAALFTRLASLEDGPEREAVRDELVTAWLPMAHRIAGRFRDRGESVEDLRQVAALGLVKAVDRFDPDRGAFESYAVPTITGEVKRHFRDRMWALRVPRRVQELRNKVRIARRDLTQTPGSPEPAPADIARHAGLTEEEVTAGLEALESFSTLSLDAEMSPDDDGYSLADTLGASDVSYDIVVDRESAKEGLRRLPERERTILYMRFFEDMTQSRIAAQLGISQMHVSRLISRSCARVRADAMGGRMRGARSR, via the coding sequence ATGCTCATAGACACGTCCACCGACCGCCCCGACACCCCCGTCCCCACCGCCGCAGGAAGCCGCAGGCGGCACGACGACGCCCCCGACACCGCCGCTCTGTTCACCCGGCTGGCCTCCCTGGAGGACGGCCCCGAGCGGGAGGCCGTGCGCGACGAGCTCGTCACCGCGTGGCTGCCCATGGCCCACCGCATCGCGGGCCGTTTCCGCGACCGCGGCGAATCCGTCGAGGACCTGCGCCAGGTGGCCGCACTCGGCCTGGTGAAGGCGGTGGACCGCTTCGACCCGGACCGCGGAGCCTTCGAGAGCTATGCCGTCCCGACCATCACCGGAGAGGTCAAGCGGCACTTCCGGGACCGGATGTGGGCCCTGCGGGTGCCCCGCCGCGTGCAGGAGCTGCGGAACAAGGTACGGATCGCCCGGCGGGACCTCACCCAGACGCCCGGCAGTCCCGAACCCGCCCCGGCCGACATCGCCCGGCACGCAGGCCTGACCGAGGAGGAGGTCACGGCCGGACTGGAGGCGCTGGAGAGCTTCAGCACCCTGTCGCTGGACGCGGAGATGTCACCCGACGACGACGGCTACAGCCTGGCCGACACCCTGGGTGCCTCGGACGTCTCCTACGACATCGTGGTCGACCGTGAGTCCGCCAAGGAGGGCCTGCGCCGTCTGCCGGAACGCGAACGCACCATCCTGTACATGCGCTTCTTCGAGGACATGACCCAGAGCCGCATAGCCGCCCAGCTGGGGATCTCCCAGATGCACGTCTCCCGGCTGATCAGCCGGAGCTGCGCCCGGGTACGCGCCGACGCCATGGGCGGCCGAATGAGGGGAGCACGGAGCCGATGA
- a CDS encoding ATP-binding protein, with protein MEPLDRRGPYMEPPGTVRAAPRRPYRPAQVREAVQRAVCERCRATHTPCDAAALADALLVASELTTNAILHGGGVTDVRVDVAGPGVRVSVSDRSTELPVARPAAGPQGRLTPGGHGWPIVCLLSRDIRVRDLPTGGKCISALVPLP; from the coding sequence ATGGAACCGCTCGACAGGAGAGGGCCGTACATGGAACCGCCCGGTACCGTCCGGGCCGCACCCCGGCGCCCCTACCGGCCGGCCCAGGTGCGTGAGGCCGTGCAGCGGGCGGTGTGCGAACGCTGCCGCGCCACGCACACCCCGTGCGACGCCGCAGCCCTCGCGGACGCCCTGCTCGTCGCCTCCGAACTCACCACGAACGCGATCCTGCACGGCGGCGGCGTCACCGACGTCAGGGTGGACGTCGCCGGACCCGGCGTACGGGTGTCGGTGAGCGACCGCAGCACGGAACTGCCCGTCGCCCGGCCCGCGGCCGGCCCGCAGGGACGCCTCACGCCCGGCGGGCACGGCTGGCCCATCGTCTGCCTGCTGTCCCGCGACATCCGCGTCCGGGACCTGCCCACGGGCGGCAAGTGCATCAGCGCGCTGGTCCCCCTGCCCTGA